Proteins from one Ipomoea triloba cultivar NCNSP0323 chromosome 1, ASM357664v1 genomic window:
- the LOC116002380 gene encoding transcription initiation factor TFIID subunit 12-like, whose amino-acid sequence MEQQPPPPTERSSPPPTPSPSAASTSSLPPLSTPASSTKPTLNPSASTSVTPPSQNLQSRPASEPPSSFATSRQQPSPFQHLAHPPSSLTVPPPARGGLAIGVPAHQPGPSPPPASFSSLAPPSFGQQFGGLGRGVPDSLPTSSSAQGRPVQGMQGIGITGSLGSSMPMRPAGVPPQPVRSITTAIRQQTVTNSQSPSSQNFQGHGMLRAPNPPSTSQSPQSQNQAWLSSGVQGKPPLPPPSLRPQLSQQSLQQRSHIRPQHHHSVPASQQQQHTSSAQQAQPSISSQSQENLGQQIQPSRTQQPFPNQPPIARSHGFGIPRPSSHALLHSAAVQSGPLNKTSAAETEEPCNRILSKRSIQELVTQIDPSEKLDAEVEDILVDIADEFVESLTTFGCSLAKHRKSSTLEAKDILLHAERHWNITLPGFSGDEIRTYKKPLTSDVHRERLAAIKRSSVAVKPSNTKSSAGQGGNSKTTPLGKGPTNILTSPNAKT is encoded by the exons ATGGAGCAACAACCGCCGCCGCCAACCGAACGGTCATCACCGCCGCCAACTCCTTCACCTTCTGCCGCTTCTACCTCCTCACTCCCTCCTCTTTCGACGCCAGCATCTTCTACCAAACCAACCCTAAACCCCTCTGCTTCTACCTCCGTGACCCCACCCTCGCAAAACCTTCAATCAAGGCCAGCTTCGGAACCCCCGTCCTCCTTCGCTACTTCCCGGCAACAACCCTCGCCTTTCCAGCACTTGGCTCATCCTCCTTCTTCGCTAACAGTGCCGCCGCCTGCTAGAGGTGGGTTGGCAATTGGGGTCCCTGCCCACCAGCCTGGCCCTTCTCCGCCTCCCGCCTCCTTTTCATCATTGGCTCCGCCTTCTTTTGGGCAGCAATTTGGTGGGTTGGGTCGCGGTGTGCCTGATTCTCTGCCTACTTCGAGTTCAGCCCAG GGTAGACCTGTACAAGGAATGCAAGGGATTGGAATTACAGGGTCACTTGGTTCGAGTATGCCAATGCGACCAGCTGGGGTTCCTCCCCAGCCAGTGAGATCTATTACGACGGCAATTAGACAGCAGACTGTCACAAATAGCCAGTCCCCTTCTTCACAA AATTTTCAGGGACATGGCATGTTGAGAGCTCCTAACCCCCCTAGTACATCTCAAAGTCCACAGTCCCAGAATCAAGCATGGTTATCTTCGGGAGTGCAAGGGAAACCGCCTTTGCCACCCCCCTCACTAAGGCCTCAACTGAGCCAACAGTCCTTGCAGCAACGTTCTCATATTCGTCCACAGCATCACCATTCTGTGCCTGCCTCTCAGCAGCAACAGCACACATCTTCTGCCCAGCAAGCACAGCCTTCAATCTCAAGTCAGTCTCAAGAGAATTTGGGGCAGCAGATTCAACCATCAAGGACTCAACAACCCTTTCCCAATCAACCACCAATTGCAAGGAGTCATGGATTTGGAATCCCAAGACCGTCATCTCATGCATTGCTGCATTCTGCTGCTGTCCAGTCTGGGCCCCTTAATAAAACTTCTGCTGCAGAGACTGAGGAGCCTTGTAATAGGATTCTGAGCAAGAGAAGCATCCAGGAGCTAGTGACCCAG ATTGACCCATCAGAGAAGTTGGATGCTGAGGTTGAAGACATCCTTGTGGATATTGCAGATGAATTTGTAGAATCT CTTACAACCTTTGGTTGTTCATTGGCCAAACATCGTAAGTCCTCAACACTGGAAGCGAAGGACATCCTTCTACATGCTG AAAGGCACTGGAACATTACTCTTCCTGGATTTAGTGGGGATGAGATTAGGACCTACAAGAAACCT CTTACAAGTGACGTTCATAGAGAACGGCTGGCTGCG ATCAAGCGATCGTCTGTTGCTGTAAAGCCAAGCAATACAAAGAGCTCTGCCGGACAAGGTGGGAATTCAAAGACGACACCACTTGGAAAAGGTCCTACCAATATTTTGACTTCCCCTAACGCAAAGACCTGA